Proteins from a genomic interval of Sparus aurata chromosome 21, fSpaAur1.1, whole genome shotgun sequence:
- the ralbp1 gene encoding ralA-binding protein 1, which translates to MTECFLPPSSSPAEQRRAEHPGGVARTPSSEEISPTKFPGLYRTGEPSPPHDGHHHEAPDAYVSDDDKEHSKKKNKFKKKEKRTEGYAAFQEDSSADEAESPSKMKRSKGIHVFKKPSFSKKKEKDFKVKEKGPKEDKAKDKKSKDLTAADVVKQWKEKKKKKKPTTEAEPVPVEIPTFRPIFGAPLAEAVKRTALYDGIQLPAIFRECVDYIESYGMKCEGIYRVSGMKSKVDELKAAYDREECPCLEEYDPHTVASLLKQYLRELPENLLGRDLAQRFEDACGRQVEAEKVSEFQRLLAEVPADSRLVLSWVVTHMDHVIAREADTKMNIQNISIVLNPTIQIGNRVLYMFFTHVRELFGDVVLKPVVRPLRWSNMATMPALPETQESIKEEIRRQEFLLNCLHRDLQAGVKDLSKEERLWEVQRILTALKRKLREAKRQECESKIAQEIASLSKEDVSKEEMTENEEEVINLLLAQENEILTEQEELISLEQVLRRQIATEKEEIERLRAEIADIQSRQQGRSETEEYSSDSESESEDEEELQMILEDLQKQNEELENKNTHLNQAIHEEQEAILELRVQLRLLQSHKLQQELTVQPPAEQALPAHPSPEPRSEEQNKRSVIPAAAGADPAVPANGKAAKDPSKPSPSKDRRDANM; encoded by the exons ATGACTGAGTGCTTCCTGCCCCCCAGCAGCAGccctgcagagcagaggagggctGAGCACCCAGGGGGCGTGGCCCGCACCCCCAGCTCTGAGGAGATCAGTCCCACTAAGTTCCCTGGCTTGTACCGCACCGGGGAACCGTCTCCACCTCACGATGGCCACCACCACGAGGCACCAGATGCCTACGTCTCAGACGACGACAAAGAGcacagcaagaagaagaacaagttcaagaagaaggagaaaagga CGGAGGGCTACGCCGCCTTCCAGGAGGACAGTTCAGCAGACGAAGCAGAGAGCCCGTCCAAGATGAAGCGCTCCAAAGGAATCCACGTGTTCAAGAAGCCGAGTTTCTCtaagaagaaggaaaaggacTTCAAGGTGAAGGAGAAGGGCCCAAAGGAGGACAAGGCCAAGGATAAGAAGTCTAAGGACCTGACGGCTGCAGATGTGGTCAAACAgtggaaggagaagaagaagaagaagaaaccgaCAACAGAGGCAGAGCCAGTCCCAGTGGAGATCCCCACCTTCAGGCCCATCTTTGGAGCACCTCTGGCTGAAGCTGTCAAGAGGACGGCTCTGTATGATGGTATCCAGCTGCCCGCCATCTTCAGAGAATGTGTGGACTACATTGAAAGTTATGGCATGAAGTGTGAAGGCATCTACCGGGTCTCAG GTATGAAGTCCAAAGTGGATGAACTGAAAGCAGCATATGACCGTGAGGAGTGCCCCTGCCTTGAGGAGTATGACCCCCACACGGTTGCCAGCCTGCTGAAGCAGTACCTACGTGAGCTGCCTGAGAACCTGCTAGGCCGGGATCTGGCGCAGCGCTTTGAGGATGCCTGCGGACGTCAAGTGGAGGCCGAGAAGGTGTCGGAGTTCCAGAGGCTGCTGGCCGAGGTGCCGGCGGATAGCCGACTTGTTCTCTCTTGGGTCGTCACGCACATGGACCACGTCATCGCCAGAGAGGCGGACACCAAGATGAATATCCAGAACATCTCCATCGTCCTTAACCCAACCATACAG ATCGGGAACCGTGTTCTCTACATGTTCTTCACACACGTGAGGGAGCTGTTTGGAGACGTGGTCCTGAAGCCGGTTGTGCGGCCACTCCGCTGGTCCAACATGGCCACGATGCCGGCGCTGCCCGAGACCCAGGAGAGCATTAAAGAGGAGATCCGGCGACAG gaGTTCCTGCTGAACTGCCTGCACAGGGACCTGCAGGCAGGGGTGAAGGATTTATCTAAAGAGGAGCGGCTGTGGGAGGTTCAGAGAATCCTGACCGCTCTAAAACGCAAACTGAGGGAGGCCAAACGTCAG GAGTGTGAGAGCAAGATCGCCCAGGAGATAGCTAGTCTCTCAAAGGAGGATGTTTCAAAAGAGGAAATGACTGAGAATGAAGAGGAAGTAATCAACCTCCTCTTAGCTCAG GAAAATGAGATCCTAacagagcaggaggagctgaTCTCTCTTGAGCAGGTGCTCCGCAGGCAGATTGCAACAGAGAAGGAAGAAATTGAGAGACTGCGAGCGGAGATTGCAGACATTCAGAG TCGGCAGCAGGGCCGCAGTGAGACAGAGGAATATTCATCTGACAGTgaaagtgagagtgaagatgaGGAAGAGCTGCAGATGATTCTTGAAGACCTGCAGAAGCAAAATGAGGAACTGGAG aacaaaaacacacacctgaaccaAGCCATCCATGAGGAGCAGGAAGCAATCCTGGAGCTCCGCGTCCAGCTTCGCCTCCTGCAGAGccacaaactgcagcaggaaCTGACCGTCCAGCCGCCGGCCGAGCAGGCCCTGCCCGCGCACCCGAGCCCAGAGCCCCGCAGTGAGGAGCAAAACAAACGCTCTGTCATCCCGGCAGCCGCTGGTGCTGACCCCGCTGTCCCGGCCAACGGCAAGGCAGCCAAGGATCCTTCGAAGCCCTCGCCGAGCAAAGACAGGAGGGATGCCAACATGTGA